A region of the Roseiflexus sp. RS-1 genome:
TGATGGTGTTGGACATCACCGATGTCTCCGGCGACGTGCGATGTACCTCTACAGCGCACACCGTCCGATGCGAAGGGGGTGGTCCGTATGTTCTCTTTGCCGGGTTCGTGGTGGAAGTGTTGCCAGGTGCAGCAATGGATAGTATTCAGACCCTTCGCAGCGTGGCTGCATCACCGGTGCAACAGCAGACAACGATGATACATCTGCTCATCGAGCCATACGCGGTCACACCTGGACCCTGGCCCCCGCCAACTCCGCTGCCGACCACCACACCGGCGCCTTACCCTGCGCCGGTGACGCCAGCAGTTCCCCCCGCGCCACCCCTGCCGGGAGTGACACCCATCGCAGGACCTTCCCCAGGACCCGGACGGGGACCGGGAGACTCGCCGCTGGTGTGTCGGGTGCAGGCGCTCGTTCCCCTGCCCGGCGTTGTGAACGCCGCTGGTACGACGACAAACATGCTGCTCGCCGAAGATGCAGCGCGCAGTTTTGCCGCAGTGCGCGCCGAGATCATCGCTGCAACCGGGCACGATCCGCTTGCACGGCTTGCCGATGCGCTGCGCCAGCCGGAGTTCCGCTCAAACAAGCCGGGGGTTGCCCTGATGTCGTGGCATATGACCGGTCGAGCCATCGATGTGGACACCGGCTATTCCTGGCGGCGGGTGCGTGAAGGGCGTATGTGGCGGTTGTATCTCAACCTGACCGATGTGACTGCGATCTTCGAGCGCCACGGCTGGAACCGCATCCCGGATCGCGCCGATTCTCAGGAGTGGTGGCATTACGAATACCACCCGAATGGCATCAGTTGGGCAAGCGCCATGCTGGAGGTCTGGAGTATGCAGCGTCTGCAAGCCGCATTTCCGCAGATCAACTGGAGCAGTATCGGTTGCCAGGCGCCGCCGCCGGGTAGCGATACCTTCCCCGAAGGCGATATGCACGAACGTTGCGTGGCAGGTATTCCCTCGTTTGCGCATCCCGTCGAAACACTACCGGGATGCGGACCACCAGTGCGTCCTGGCGATCGGGTGTATCAACTGGAGTCGCCGGTGGGATTCGTCGGGCTGACGGGGCTTACCACCGGACCGCACCTGCACCTGGGGATGCGGCAGCGCGATTACACCGGCAGTTTCCCGATGATCAACATCTGTACACCCGAATGGTTGCAGGGTCTCCAGCCGCCGCCGGAAACAAACTGCTGGACCGATATGGTCGATCCGCTGGCATTTCTGCCGCTGGCGCCACCGGACAACCCGGCAGGCTTACCCGAAGGAGCGCCCTATCAACTACCACCGCCGAACTACCCCGGTTCGCTCTATCGTGAGCCGCGTCCCGGCGAACCACCGGTCGGGCAGTACTGGTCGCCCGACGCTGACGGTGGACAGTACGGCGGCGGCAAAGCAGGCAGATCGACATCGAGGTGACGTTCCACCCGGCATCCCGTGCCGTCGTGCATGTTTTCTCATCAACTGAAAGGAGTTGGCACAATGGAACCTATCATCACCGCAATCGGCGCACTCGGAACCCATCTCCCGGCAGATCTCTGGCAGATCGTCGCCGATCCGCCAAAATTCGACGGACTGTTCAAGGCGCTCTTCGACTGGCTGAAGAACATCATTACCGTTGCCGGCGGTTTCTTCCTGCTGATCGATATGGCAAAGCATATCTTCTCATCCCCGCGCGACCTGCGCAGCGCCGGAATCGATCTGGCAGTCTTCGTCATCCTGCTGGTGGTTGCCAACCAGTCGTCGAGCATTGTGGCGTGGGCAATGGGATTGACCGGATAGACCGGAAAGGAGCATGTGCATGAGCGATTACCTGACTGTGGCGCCGCCACGACGTTTGCGGCTGCATGCGTCGGTGCAGATTGCCGGCATGCGCCTGCCTGCCCGCGCATTTCTGATGAGCGTCGGCATACTGACGGCTGGAGGGATCGCCATAACGCTCGGCGCCGACATCGAGCGCACGATCTGGGCGAGCGGTTGCCTGATCTTCCTGGGGTTGGCGCTGCTGGAAGGGCGTGTTTGGGGACGTTCATCGCGAGAGGCGGCTGGCATCGTGTGGCGACATCTCAAACGTCCGAAACGTCTCCGCCTGATCCAGCCGCACATGGCGCTACCGCCTGAAGAAGCATTATCACCCGTGTTGAAGCCGCGTCGTCCGCACTGGCACTATCAGGAGACTGCTGATGAGCATGACTGAACTGCACCGTGCGATTCCGCAGCGTATCGTGCGCGGCGCGATCCTGCGTTCCGACGGATGCGCTGTCGGACTCGTTACCGGCGGCGCACCCGCCTGGGATTTACGGTCGCGTGAGAGCAAAGCGCGCCTGGCGGAAGCGTACCACCGCACCCTGCTCGCGCAGGATGCGCCTGTCGATATCTACATCATCGACGGACCTCCTGATCTGGAGCGGGAGATGACCGAACTCTACCGCCGCAGCAATCAGGCAGGGCATCCAACGCTGACCGCCGTCCTGGACGATATGGCGGCATACCTGGAAGAATGCGCTGGTGCAACCGCCAGTCGTCATCGACAAACAATTTGGGCTATCGCCTGTAGCGACGGACCGGCAGGCGCCAGACCGCGGACGATTGGAGCGCTCTGGAGCGCAAACAATGTCGCCGGATCAACGCCGCGCGCTTCTGCATTGCTCACAGAGGCGGTCGAACGGGCGCGGCGACTGGCGGATGCGCTGATGGCGCTGGGCGGTTCACCCCAACCCCGCCTGCTCGAAGCTGAAGAGATCGCGCGACTCTGGTTTCGTCTGGTCGATCCGGTGCGAGCGGCGCGCTACCCGTTGCAGGGCGTATTGCTCGAACGAATCCGCTCCGTGGTGCGAGACCGTTGAGTGCTGAAAGTGAGGTTGTATGTCTCTCCGCGAAGCGCTATCCAAACCGATCATCGAGCCGGCGCGTCATCGTCGCAGTCCACATGCGGCGCTGATCTCCGGCGCGACCACGCTCACCACGTTGCTGGCGCCAGACGGCATCGACCGGCGCTGGAGCCATATGGTGCAGATTGGCGATTCGTTTATGACCACCCTGGAAGTGCGCGCATTCCCGCCGACACTCTCGCTGGCGTGGCTCGATGATCCGGAGTTGGGTCTCGACACCCCTGGCACGACCGTCCACCAACGCCTGGTTCCCATTCCCGACGCACTGGCGCGTCGGGTGCTGGCGCGCAGTGAAGACGCGGCGCTGGGCACGCTGGCAGGTGATGCGCAGGCGGGTACGCACTTCGACATGGAAGCGCAACAGGGGGTCGAAGCGACGGCGGCGCTGCGCCACGATCTGACCGCAGGAACGGATCGCCTGTTCCAGGTAGCGGTGACGATTACACTTGCTGCCGCGACACCCGAAGAACTGGCGGCGCGCGTGGATCGCGTGCGTCTGGCTGCGGCTCAGCAGGGCATCCTGCTGGGTGTTGTGCAATTTCAACAATGGGAAGGGTATCTGGGCGCTTTGCCGCTCGGATATGATCAACCGGGACTGCTGCACGACACCAGCGGGCGCGCCGCTGCGATGGGGTTGCCAACCGCTGCGCCAGGGTTGACACGTCGCGGCGGGCTGCCCATCGTGTGGGGAGAACATCCCCGCAGCGGCGCGCCGATCGTGTATGACCGCTGGCAGGCGACCAATCCGCATATGCTGATAGTCGCCGAGTCGGGCAGCGGCAAAACCTACACCATGGGCGGATTGCTGGCACAGGAACTGGCGCTTGGCGAAGACGCCCTGCTCATTCTCGACCCGAAACGACAGGAATACCGCTCGCTGACGACGGCGCTCGGCGGGGCGTACATTTCGCTCTCCGGTCGCGCCGGGTACCATATCAACCCCCTGGAACTGCCGCCGCTCGCGCCGGAGCGCGCCCGCGCCGTCGCTGCGCTGGAGGAGGACCTGCTTGGACAGCGGATCAGCGTTGTCAAAGCGCTGATAACGCGCGAACTGAAAGCGCAGGGCGCGGCGATCGACGCAGTCGGCGCAGCGGCGATCCAGGATGCCATTGCTGCCGCCTATGCAGCACGCGGGATCAGCAGCGATCCACGCACCTTTACCCAACCGATGCCCACCTTCAGCGATGTGCAGCAGTACCTGGCGGAAATTGCTCCTGAACTGGCGCGCGCATTGACGCTTTTCACGCGCGGCACGATTGGCGACCTGTTCAACCATCCGTCGAACGTGCCGACCGACAACCCGCTGCTGGCGCTCGATCTCTGGTCGTTGCTCCAGAGCAACGACGAAACGCTTGCGCGCCTGTTGCCGGTGATTGTCATGGATTTTTTTGTAACCACCGCGATCAACCGTCCCACCGGTCGCCGCAGCCATCTGGTG
Encoded here:
- a CDS encoding VirB4 family type IV secretion system protein, giving the protein MSLREALSKPIIEPARHRRSPHAALISGATTLTTLLAPDGIDRRWSHMVQIGDSFMTTLEVRAFPPTLSLAWLDDPELGLDTPGTTVHQRLVPIPDALARRVLARSEDAALGTLAGDAQAGTHFDMEAQQGVEATAALRHDLTAGTDRLFQVAVTITLAAATPEELAARVDRVRLAAAQQGILLGVVQFQQWEGYLGALPLGYDQPGLLHDTSGRAAAMGLPTAAPGLTRRGGLPIVWGEHPRSGAPIVYDRWQATNPHMLIVAESGSGKTYTMGGLLAQELALGEDALLILDPKRQEYRSLTTALGGAYISLSGRAGYHINPLELPPLAPERARAVAALEEDLLGQRISVVKALITRELKAQGAAIDAVGAAAIQDAIAAAYAARGISSDPRTFTQPMPTFSDVQQYLAEIAPELARALTLFTRGTIGDLFNHPSNVPTDNPLLALDLWSLLQSNDETLARLLPVIVMDFFVTTAINRPTGRRSHLVLDEAHALLHSEVGARTLQMIFRIGRSLQFKATVITQSLDDLDESDQTRVLLENARTKLILGLNRDSDAVNRATAILRLNEEEAAYLATCRIERGIGATALLLADGERTPLFIPKWPETIHRIVTGTGGDR
- a CDS encoding peptidase M23 translates to MNDDADNRRSPSPVRDAAISASRVAGQRALRAVGSALMKTGAAAGGKVIVVAALVVLTIILIGGLILIIVGALGAVFQHTALPWPVPPDVLPDGTYRAGGWAISSRFGWRRHPITGQPEFHDGIDIINPTGACPFGYRCLLPAMFDGMVTHVGWDLNAPRRPAQEGGGQTVIVESSRGAYQTIYAHLEPYRLYVQLQGRIVDEYGRYDEYADYQPIGSGELVPDVDEGSIAIWCQGDMPVFVPTRDGGTITFLYDRPASCQTGVIWGERGNGWRGWIADDPPADAQGRATLRWQTPLSGVRGQRRAGDVALRFRAHLVPPPPPPTATPTPGAQTPIAGGHAPDRIDLAAHQGSQRTGEPCQPYGTGVYCVWRLADIPVAPRQDARRRVMSGVGSLEREAQTGLFSRPPDAPSSAATPTRQISSFLTLSMSTVGAPHLPVGGRRRVALSATSSDWPLTVDVDVGANLMVLDITDVSGDVRCTSTAHTVRCEGGGPYVLFAGFVVEVLPGAAMDSIQTLRSVAASPVQQQTTMIHLLIEPYAVTPGPWPPPTPLPTTTPAPYPAPVTPAVPPAPPLPGVTPIAGPSPGPGRGPGDSPLVCRVQALVPLPGVVNAAGTTTNMLLAEDAARSFAAVRAEIIAATGHDPLARLADALRQPEFRSNKPGVALMSWHMTGRAIDVDTGYSWRRVREGRMWRLYLNLTDVTAIFERHGWNRIPDRADSQEWWHYEYHPNGISWASAMLEVWSMQRLQAAFPQINWSSIGCQAPPPGSDTFPEGDMHERCVAGIPSFAHPVETLPGCGPPVRPGDRVYQLESPVGFVGLTGLTTGPHLHLGMRQRDYTGSFPMINICTPEWLQGLQPPPETNCWTDMVDPLAFLPLAPPDNPAGLPEGAPYQLPPPNYPGSLYREPRPGEPPVGQYWSPDADGGQYGGGKAGRSTSR